One Osmerus mordax isolate fOsmMor3 chromosome 16, fOsmMor3.pri, whole genome shotgun sequence genomic window carries:
- the ankrd12 gene encoding ankyrin repeat domain-containing protein 12 isoform X2 has product MAKPGSDRDGAMVDKQAGKKSKDKISPFTKTPKLDRSEVLGKEGKPKSSMKRKLSFTASPPRAEERDSDTDDSDPGQSSETWGERLVPPCRIYADKDGPDKKKVKKESGSKKSSASANLLFGYPLSERKQMALLMQMTARDNSPDSTPSHPSQTPPVQKKAPSSTTSRQKDKVNKRNERGETPLHMAAIRGDAKQVKELISLGADVNVKDFAGWTPLHEACNLGYYDVAKVLLAAGAEVNTQGLDDDTPLHDASSSGHKNILKLLLRHGGNAFQANKRGERPVDVADSLELEQLLKGEVPLSDSEDSSSGKQETRRALDLSCFISSSLPQKKESEDPPSVNPSSVDDDIMEDSDADKDSDDKQTTVKASSSMSGLDEYEFKDEEEEEDLSKALNDRHILRRELRQREKEEKERNHFTAKQSSKGDASGQSSKSKKQRTQRVLCCSSDSSSDEMENPSERRSSPTCSQSSDARSKKDNLSLPAEQRDKGKMKRKSKSLSKNKENQEDGKENSKALVFSVATVTESTDKSRDEDSFKMSFSPKDDSSVHLFHLSSVKSPKVNHSLIDKQSTPLKQENAKMCLAIGEGPCQVDAVKYNHYTEQDYCTESTSSKGCKHKEKSKHHQKDLNVDGEDGGSSPYKEVGMSNSVDSGDGALRKTDKDGKVVKKHKIKYKEKDKHRREYEAERSRHRQKEGRKDGHRNLEFDREFWKENFFKSDENDEPLPVKKEPDGGGSPQKTLDASPVKEERGPKDKHSGGGKDKRPREEKDKALKKERKEFAGKEERGKDARQSERDERPDCHGSGRIPEESLHNTSMKEEPEDKPITGITADQDQLESSEKGSREKYDKRLPVKEKEAEKFEKRHPDKEKKVKVEHSEKSEPQNVMDRLKEKERIAGSLSHLPGDKNHRESEKLRSIPKKHDESKKIKDKDRKSDRERQEREYSAGEHREKDRTSSDKRGKPPEKTIDHSKSDRSKEKECEKKRKDKMKESSSSSSSNLKLLLEEKKGYVSESGRSVSTKTKEEVIRTPEKERDRRDRDREKDSERHRDRDKERHRDRSQPGKVSKSKPNEAEGDRAKSKSSPATRDSRPKEKRLVNDDLMQTSFERMLSLKDQEIEQWHRKHLEKIKQKERERMKQRPSTTDPGKVKSKDKAKTEPCMSKELLRSKSSESSEPHGREKPLKDSATSRTLSLDGKSLSAVSGKVIAGMENSLSRSPRPESERSGLMSRSVSMVSVASSEDSCQATTLTPRPVEYDSDLTLEASDSQPPFLQSSLVLQATRSPVVQDKDISLPDATQCHRTPLPSRHTSPYLRAILDEDANSASVEGKPFESLPKAIVPGHTNEEPVNAHTSEISADTEESHSGHNLTPPNILSAKSDVDANSESEVNIPGVLPPQASAFRDVKEPLLPLISFSQSDVPQPVVEHKGSPPTDHLQVQVVKCVPTDGSVDGECTLKDPPSVDVPLVSAASLSSQTPPSSNTKTSAQLSRQQNEATLNPSVEMFLPAEADVDPGLDQKDDTPPEGGTSSADSREVQELMESVPAGCRTERMSSPLPSTSTQMQGASSEESSPSKTTVEPTHAQEDMEMDSHDCKTSRDSSDVAGPCSNPQVDNGEHVRPPSSCLSSCVSPEHKTELMTDSDAQSMESRSRNAEVTTSEKENSSEEGIFIPESGPERAEPPCPEPMEVSAAEERPEPSGGGEQSQSGGQHAAHTDLSGSSASGSSSPQSGDRDSDSSGAKAKVRSLDEEMDMQVTHPRKRKMPRMSLSSSSSSSQACPTTQQGKDKSQQSLAAIVDSVKLEEIQPYQTERANPYYDFLHIRKKIEEKRKVLCSVIPQPPQYYDEYVTFNGSYLLDGNPLSKLCIPTITPPPSLPDQLKEMFKQQEVVRMKLRLQHSIEREKLIVSNEQEVLRVHYRAARTLANQTLPFSACTVLLDAEVYNMPQDVQANDGKTSVRDRFNARQFMSWLQDVDDKFDKLKTCLLMRQQHEAAALNAVQRLEWQLKLQELDPATYKSTSIFEISEFHIPLVEVNDDFDLTPI; this is encoded by the exons ATGGCCAAACCTGGGAGCGACCGCGATGGAGCCATGGTGGACAAACAGGCGGGGAAGAAG AGCAAAGATAAGATATCCCCCTTCACCAAGACTCCGAAGCTGGATCGGAGCGAAGTTCTGGGGAAGGAGGGCAAACCCAAGTCTTCCATGAAGCGCAAGCTCTCCTTCACTGCCAGTCCGCCCCGAGCGGAGGAGCGAGACTCCGACACAG ATGACTCAGACCCAGGCCAGTCGAGTgagacctggggagagagattaGTGCCTCCCTGCAGGATATACGCAG ATAAAGATGGGCCTGACAAGAAGAAGGTGAAGAAGGAGTCTGGAAGTAAGAAGTCGTCAGCTTCCGCCAACTTATTGTTTGGCTACCCTCTGTCAGAGCGCAAGCAGATGGCCCTCCTGATGCAAATGACTGCGAGAGACAACAGCCCAG actcCACTCCGAGTCAcccctcccagacccccccagTGCAGAAGAAGGCCCCCAGCAGCACCACGTCCAGACAGAAGGACAAGGTCAACAAGAGGAACGAGCGCGGGGAGACGCCCCTGCACATGGCTGCCATCCGCGGCGACGCCAAGCAGGTCAAAGAGCTCATTAGCCTGGGCGCAGATGTCAACGTCAAGGACTTCGCAg GCTGGACTCCCCTTCATGAAGCGTGTAACCTTGGTTACTATGATGTGGCGAAGGTTCTTCTTGCGGCAGGCGCGGAGGTCAACACCCAGGGTCTGGATGATGACACACCCCTCCATGATGCCTCTAGCAGCGGACACAAAAAT ATCTTGAAGCTGCTGCTCCGCCACGGGGGCAATGCGTTCCAGGCCAACAAGCGTGGGGAGCGGCCGGTGGACGTGGCAGACTCcctggagctggagcagctgctgAAGGGAGAGGTCCCCCTGTCCGACTCGGAGGACAGCTCCTCAGGTAAGCAGGAAACAAGAAGGGCTCTGGACCTGTCCTGCttcatctcttcatctcttccacAGAAAAAAG AGTCTGAGGATCCTCCCTCTGTAAACCCCTCCAGTGTGGATGACGACATCATGGAGGACTCTGACGCCGATAAAGACTCCGATGACAAACAGACCACCGTCAAGGCCTCGTCTTCCATGTCAGGGCTGGATGAGTACGAGTTcaaggacgaggaagaggaggaggacctgaGCAAGGCCCTCAATGACCGGCACATCCTGAGGAGGGAGCTGCggcagagggaaaaggaggagaaggagaggaaccaTTTCACGGCCAAGCAGAGCAGCAAAGGCGACGCTTCTGGTCAGTCCAGCAAGTCCAAGAAGCAGAGGACGCAGCGCGTGCTGTGCTGCAGCTCGGACAGCTCTAGTGATGAGATGGAGAACccttcagagaggaggagctccCCTACCTGCTCCCAAAGCTCCGACGCCAGGAGTAAAAAGGACAACCTAAGCCTTCCAGCTGAACAGAGAGACAAGGGCAAAATGAAGAGGAAGAGTAAAAGCCTCAGCAAAAATAAGGAAAATCAAGAGGATGGCAAAGAGAACAGCAAAGCCCTTGTGTTCTCCGTCGCCACGGTGACAGAAAGCACAGACAAGAGCCGGGACGAAGACTCCTTCAAGATGTCCTTCAGCCCCAAGGATGATTCCTCCGTTCATCTCTTCCATCTGTCATCGGTGAAATCTCCCAAAGTGAACCACAGCCTGATCGACAAACAGTCCACGCCTCTCAAACAGGAAAATGCTAAAATGTGTCTCGCCATTGGGGAAGGCCCCTGTCAAGTGGACGCCGTCAAATATAACCACTACACGGAGCAGGACTACTGCACGGAAAGCACCAGCAGTAAAGGATGCAAACACAAGGAGAAGAGCAAGCATCATCAGAAAGACTTGAATGTGGACGGGGAAGATGGAGGCTCCAGTCCATATAAAGAAGTCGGCATGAGCAACAGCGTAGACAGCGGCGACGGTGCCTTAAGGAAGACCGACAAAGACGGCAAAGTGGTCAAAAAGCATAAAATCAAATACAAGGAGAAGGACAAGCATAGGAGGGAATATGAGGCCGAAAGGAGTCgccacagacagaaagagggcaGGAAGGACGGCCACAGGAATCTGGAGTTTGACAGGGAGTTTTGGAAAGAGAACTTTTTCAAAAGCGACGAGAACGATGAACCTCTGCCAGTGAAAAAGGAGCCGGACGGTGGCGGCTCTCCTCAGAAGACCTTGGACGCCTCTCCTGTTAAGGAAGAGCGGGGGCCGAAAGACAAGCACTCCGGTGGCGGCAAGGACAAGAGGCCGAGGGAGGAAAAAGACAAAGCTCTGAAAAAAGAGCGAAAGGAATTCGCCggtaaagaggagaggggaaaggacgcgaGGCAGAGCGAGCGTGACGAGAGGCCGGACTGCCACGGCTCAGGGCGGATTCCTGAGGAGTCGCTGCATAACACGAGTATGAAAGAGGAGCCGGAAGACAAACCCATAACTGGGATCACAGCTGATCAAGACCAGCTGGAATCCTCTGAAAAAGGCTCACGTGAGAAATATGACAAAAGGCTCCCTGTAAAGGAAAAGGAAGCTGAAAAGTTTGAGAAAAGGCATCCTGACAAGGAGAAGAAGGTCAAAGTCGAGCACTCTGAAAAATCGGAACCACAAAATGTAATGGATCGCCtgaaggaaaaggagagaattGCAGGCAGCTTGTCCCACTTACCTGGAGATAAAAATCATAGGGAAAGTGAAAAGCTTAGGTCTATTCCAAAGAAGCACGACGAAAGCAAGAAAATAAAGGACAAGGATAGAAAGAGTGACAGggagaggcaagagagagagtacagtgCGGGGGAACACAGAGAAAAAGACCGGACGAGCTCGGACAAGAGGGGAAAACCTCCAGAGAAGACAATAGATCACAGCAAATCTGACCGTTCCAAAGAAAAAGAGtgtgagaaaaagaggaaaGACAAAATGAAGGAAAGCTCTTCATCCTCAAGCTCCAACTTGAAGTTGCTCCTGGAGGAGAAAAAGGGATACGTGTCTGAGAGTGGCAGGTCTGTTTCGACGAAAACCAAGGAGGAGGTTATAAGAACTCCAGAGAAAGAACGGGACCGAAGAGATCGGGACCGGGAGAAAGACTCTGAAAGACACCGAGAtcgggacaaagagagacacagagatcgTTCTCAGCCAGGGAAGGTTAGCAAGAGCAAACCCAACGAGGCCGAGGGAGACAGGGCCAAGTCCAAATCCTCCCCCGCAACCAGGGACTCCCGGCCAAAAGAAAAGAGGCTCGTCAACGACGATCTGATGCAGACCAGCTTTGAGCGCATGCTCAGCCTCAAGGACCAGGAGATCGAGCAGTGGCACCGGAAGCACCTTGAGAAGATCAAGCAGAAGGAGCGCGAGAGGATGAAGCAACGTCCCTCGACGACGGATCCAGGAAAGGTCAAGAGCAAAGACAAGGCAAAGACGGAACCGTGCATGAGTAAAGAGCTGCTGCGCTCAAAGAGTTCCGAGAGCTCCGAGCCCCACGGCAGAGAGAAGCCCCTCAAGGACAGCGCCACTTCCAGGACCCTCTCATTAGATGGCAAGAGCCTCTCGGCAGTTAGCGGGAAGGTCATAGCTGGTATGGAGAACAGCCTAAGCAGGTCGCCCAGGCCTGAGAGCGAGCGATCGGGCCTCATGTCCAGATCTGTGTCCATGGTCTCGGTTGCCAGCTCTGAAGACTCCTGTCAGGCTACCACGCTAACACCAAGACCGGTAGAGTATGATTCGGATCTCACCCTTGAAGCCTCCGACTCCCAGCCGCCTTTCCTACAGTCTTCCCTCGTCTTGCAGGCCACCCGATCACCTGTCGTCCAAGACAAAGACATCAGTCTTCCTGACGCGACTCAATGTCACCGAACTCCGCTGCCCAGCAGACACACATCCCCGTACCTTAGGGCTATTCTTGACGAGGATGCCAACTCTGCATCAGTGGAGGGTAAACCATTTGAAAGTCTGCCAAAGGCCATTGTACCTGGTCACACAAATGAGGAGCCCGTAAATGCTCACACTTCAGAAATCTCTGCCGACACAGAGGAGAGTCATAGTGGTCACAATTTGACACCCCCTAATATACTAAGTGCAAAATCAGATGTCGATGCCAACTCTGAGAGTGAAGTAAACATTCCAGGTGTTCTTCCCCCGCAGGCGTCCGCCTTCAGAGACGTGAAGGAGCCGCTACTTCCTCTGATCAGCTTCTCACAGTCTGACGTTCCACAGCCAGTTGTAGAACACAAAGGGTCTCCTCCCACTGACCACCTTCAAGTGCAGGTGGTCAAGTGTGTCCCTACAGACGGCTCTGTTGATGGAGAGTGCACTCTAAAGGACCCGCCCTCTGTGGACGTGCCCCTGGTATCAGCAGCATCTCTATCTTCCCAGACTCCACCGTCGTCTAACACTAAAACATCTGCACAGTTGTCTAGGCAACAGAATGAAGCCACTCTTAATCCCAGTGTTGAGATGTTTCTGCCAGCCGAAGCTGATGTAGACCCTGGTCTTGACCAGAAAGACGACACTCCTCCCGAGGGTGGAACCAGCAGTGCTGACAGCAGAGAAGTACAAGAGCTCATGGAGAGTGTACCAGCTGGCTGCAGAACCGAGAGGATGAGCAGTCCGCTGCCTTCCACGAGCACCCAGATGCAAGGTGCTAGTTCTGAGGAATCCTCTCCCAGCAAAACCACTGTTGAGCCGACACATGCTCAAGAGGACATGGAAATGGACAGCCATGATTGTAAAACATCAAGAGACTCCAGTGATGTGGCAGGGCCTTGCAGCAATCCCCAGGTCGATAACGGTGAACATGtccgtcctccatcttcctgttTGTCTAGTTGTGTTAGCCCTGAACACAAGACCGAGTTAATGACCGACTCGGATGCGCAGTCTATGGAGAGCAGGAGCAGAAACGCTGAGGTAACAACATCCGAGAAGGAGAACTCTTCAGAAGAAGGCATCTTCATCCCTGAGAGTGGCCCCGAAAGAGCCGAGCCGCCGTGTCCAGAGCCAATGGAGGTGTCCGCTGCAGAAGAGAGGCCAGAAccctcaggtggaggagagcagagtcaGAGCGGCGGGCAGCATGCGGCTCACACTGACCTGAGCGGCAGCAGTGCCTCCGGGAGCTCCTCTCCCCAGTCTGGAGACCGAGATTCGGATTCCTCCGGAGCCAAAGCCAAAGTACGCTCGCtggatgaagagatggacaTGCAGGTGACCCATCCCCGCAAGAGGAAGATGCCCAGAATGTCGctgtcgtcctcctcctcctcctcccaggcctgCCCCACCACACAACAGGGGAAGGACAAGTCACAGCAGTCTCTGGCAGCTATAGTGGACTCTGTGAAGTTGGAGGAGATCCAGCCATACCAGACAGAGAGGGCCAACCCCTACTATGATTTCCTTCACATTCGCAAGAAGATCGAAGAGAAGCGTAAAGTACTGTGCAGCGTCATCCCCCAGCCCCCGCAGTATTACGATGAATATGTGACTTTCAATGGGTCCTACCTCCTAGATGGAAACCCACTCAGCAAGCTCTGTATTCCTACA ATAACCCCGCCTCCTTCTTTACCTGACCAATTGAAAGAGATGTTCAAACAACAAGAGGTTGTCCGCATGAAGCTGCGCTTGCAACACAGcattgagagg GAAAAATTGATTGTTTCTAATGAGCAAGAGGTGTTACGAGTCCATTACCGGGCAGCAAGAACACTAGCCAATCAGACGCTTCCTTTCAGTGCCTGCACAGTCCTTCTGGATGCTGAAGTGTATAATATGCCTCAGGATGTCCAGGCAA ACGATGGCAAGACCTCAGTAAGAGATCGGTTCAACGCAAGGCAGTTCATGTCCTGGTTGCAAGATGTGGACGACAAATTTGATAAACTAAAG ACTTGTCTTTTGATGAGGCAGCAGCATGAGGCGGCAGCTCTTAACGCAGTGCAGCGTCTGGAGTGGCAACTCAAACTGCAGGAGCTGGACCCTGCCACTTACAAGTCCACCAGCATCTTTGAGATCTCAGAGTTCCATATCCCCCTTGTGGAGGTCAACGACGATTTTGACCTCACACCAATATGA